Proteins from a single region of Synergistota bacterium:
- a CDS encoding altronate dehydratase — MKKYVKLGSEDNVVVALVEVRKGEKILENIIAIEDIPAGHKVAIKEISAGEKIIKYDHPIGIATCKIKPGEWVHVHNLKTTLTPEWKPRWIKVRKIKLTDVKHPSRTFMGYLRESGEAGTRNEIWVIPTVGCINGILRKIITDIKKPEWIDDIKVLSHPYGCSQLGGDLELTRDILAGLARNPNAGGVLIVGLGCENLQIDTLKEKLLGHPNIAFATLQDIEDEFHTIQSILSELMEKAKAERKECPLSALTVGVKCGGSDSFSGLTANPLVGKLADYLVHHGGTILMSEIPEIFGAEDTIISRIEDEETYEKFVKTINWFRDYYTRYGQPIYENPSPGNIKGGITTLEEKSLGAVKKSGSGTVSDVLRYGETAKKSGVNIVFGPGNDLVSSTALAGSGATIILFTTGRGTPYGTVVPTVKISSNSSLYERKANWIDFNAGKIAEGADTEEVLSELIKLVISVASGEKTKSEKNGFHEIAIFKDGVIL, encoded by the coding sequence TTGAAAAAATACGTAAAGCTTGGAAGCGAGGATAATGTAGTCGTCGCATTAGTAGAAGTAAGAAAGGGGGAAAAAATCCTTGAGAACATCATCGCAATAGAGGATATCCCGGCGGGACACAAAGTTGCGATAAAGGAGATATCAGCAGGTGAGAAGATAATCAAATATGATCATCCCATAGGAATCGCAACGTGCAAGATAAAGCCTGGTGAATGGGTACATGTACATAACCTTAAAACCACGTTAACCCCAGAGTGGAAGCCGAGATGGATCAAAGTAAGGAAGATAAAGCTAACCGATGTTAAACACCCTTCAAGAACCTTTATGGGATATCTCAGGGAAAGTGGAGAAGCGGGAACAAGAAACGAAATCTGGGTAATTCCCACCGTTGGATGCATAAACGGAATCCTGAGAAAAATCATTACAGATATTAAAAAGCCAGAATGGATAGACGATATCAAAGTTCTATCTCACCCCTACGGTTGCTCCCAGCTCGGGGGAGATCTCGAGCTGACCAGAGACATTCTCGCAGGGCTTGCGAGAAATCCAAATGCAGGGGGTGTACTGATCGTTGGACTTGGTTGCGAAAACCTTCAAATAGATACATTGAAAGAAAAGCTCCTCGGACATCCAAACATAGCATTTGCCACCCTTCAAGACATTGAGGATGAGTTTCATACCATTCAGAGTATCTTAAGCGAGCTTATGGAAAAGGCAAAAGCAGAGAGAAAAGAATGCCCCTTAAGCGCCCTCACCGTAGGGGTTAAGTGCGGAGGAAGCGACTCCTTCTCAGGGTTAACTGCAAATCCTCTTGTAGGTAAGCTCGCAGACTATCTCGTTCACCACGGTGGAACGATTCTGATGTCAGAGATACCGGAAATATTCGGAGCAGAGGACACGATAATATCGAGGATAGAGGATGAAGAAACGTACGAAAAGTTCGTGAAAACGATAAACTGGTTCAGAGACTACTATACGAGATACGGACAACCAATTTACGAAAATCCCTCACCGGGAAACATAAAAGGAGGTATAACGACTCTCGAGGAAAAATCCCTCGGAGCGGTGAAAAAGAGCGGTAGCGGAACGGTGAGCGACGTGCTTCGATATGGAGAAACAGCTAAAAAAAGCGGAGTAAATATAGTATTTGGTCCCGGGAACGATCTCGTTTCATCCACCGCATTGGCGGGAAGCGGAGCAACGATTATACTCTTTACCACGGGAAGAGGCACTCCATACGGAACCGTGGTTCCAACCGTCAAGATATCGAGCAATTCCAGTCTGTATGAGAGGAAAGCAAACTGGATAGACTTTAACGCTGGGAAGATAGCAGAAGGCGCGGATACAGAAGAGGTTTTAAGCGAGCTCATCAAGCTCGTCATAAGCGTAGCGAGCGGGGAGAAAACGAAAAGTGAGAAAAACGGTTTTCACGAAATAGCCATTTTCAAAGACGGGGTGATACTATGA
- a CDS encoding bifunctional 4-hydroxy-2-oxoglutarate aldolase/2-dehydro-3-deoxy-phosphogluconate aldolase — protein MMVIELIGKEGIVAVLRADSPEKCVKLAREVFEGGIKIIEITFTVPEADKVISRVAEELKDAIVGAGTVLNAENCKKAIQAGARFIVSPHLSEKIAETASVPYIPGIMTPTEYVRAKELGCEVVKIFPGSVLKPTFIKSMRGPFPEFKAIPTGGVSLDNLEEWFSAGAFAVGVGSNLTKKGNPKENARLFIEKIRRCRK, from the coding sequence ATGATGGTCATCGAGTTGATAGGAAAGGAAGGAATAGTAGCAGTATTAAGAGCAGATTCTCCAGAAAAATGCGTTAAGCTCGCCAGAGAAGTATTCGAGGGAGGGATAAAGATAATAGAAATAACCTTTACCGTCCCCGAAGCAGATAAGGTTATCTCGAGAGTGGCCGAAGAGCTTAAAGACGCTATCGTAGGTGCGGGAACGGTCTTAAATGCAGAAAACTGCAAAAAGGCAATTCAAGCAGGAGCCCGCTTTATAGTAAGTCCGCATCTCTCTGAGAAGATAGCAGAAACAGCGAGCGTGCCATACATACCCGGCATAATGACCCCCACCGAATATGTAAGAGCTAAGGAGCTTGGATGCGAAGTTGTAAAAATATTCCCCGGAAGCGTGCTCAAACCCACTTTTATAAAGAGCATGAGAGGACCTTTCCCGGAGTTTAAGGCAATTCCAACAGGTGGGGTCAGCTTAGATAACCTTGAAGAATGGTTCTCAGCGGGAGCCTTTGCGGTAGGAGTGGGATCAAACCTGACGAAGAAGGGAAATCCTAAGGAAAACGCGAGACTTTTCATAGAGAAGATAAGGAGGTGTAGAAAATGA
- a CDS encoding sugar kinase, giving the protein MSKVITFGEIMLRLSPPNHKRIFNATEFEINYGGAEANVASSLAQLGLDAYFVTKLPENEIGRAVLGHLRRFNVKTDYIAVGGERLGIYFLEIGASQRPSKVIYDRKGSAFSQSKPDDYNWDEIFEGASWFHFTGITPALGGDLPEILLEALKKAKEKGITTSCDLNYRKNLWSPEKANEVMSELIEYVDIALGNEEDAEKVFGIKSENTDFATGKLNREGYIEVAKKLKERFNLKAVAITLRESISATVNEWSALLFEEGTPYFSRKYRIDYIVDRVGGGDSFAAGLIYGFIKEMPPQEKVNFAVALSCWKHTIPGDFNVFAASEISKLASGYTSGRVER; this is encoded by the coding sequence ATGAGCAAGGTCATAACATTCGGGGAGATAATGCTTAGGCTAAGCCCTCCAAATCACAAAAGGATATTCAACGCTACAGAATTTGAAATTAACTATGGAGGAGCAGAAGCCAACGTGGCATCATCACTGGCTCAGCTCGGATTAGATGCTTATTTCGTAACAAAGCTTCCGGAAAACGAGATAGGAAGAGCGGTCTTAGGGCACCTAAGAAGATTTAACGTAAAGACAGATTATATAGCCGTTGGAGGAGAACGTCTTGGAATATATTTTCTTGAAATAGGAGCTTCTCAACGCCCTTCAAAGGTAATCTACGATAGGAAAGGCTCTGCTTTCTCACAGTCCAAGCCGGATGATTACAACTGGGATGAAATATTTGAAGGAGCAAGCTGGTTCCACTTCACGGGCATAACCCCAGCTCTCGGCGGAGATCTTCCAGAAATATTGCTTGAAGCATTAAAAAAGGCCAAGGAAAAGGGCATAACAACAAGCTGTGATCTTAATTACAGAAAGAATCTCTGGAGTCCTGAAAAAGCCAACGAGGTAATGAGCGAGCTGATCGAATACGTTGACATAGCCTTAGGAAACGAAGAGGACGCCGAAAAGGTCTTTGGGATAAAGTCTGAAAACACCGATTTCGCCACTGGAAAGCTCAATAGAGAGGGATACATAGAGGTAGCAAAGAAGCTAAAGGAACGCTTTAACCTTAAAGCCGTTGCCATAACTTTAAGAGAAAGCATCTCGGCTACCGTAAACGAGTGGTCCGCTCTGCTCTTTGAGGAAGGCACACCATACTTTTCGCGCAAGTATAGAATAGATTATATCGTGGACAGGGTGGGAGGAGGCGACTCCTTCGCGGCAGGGCTGATATACGGGTTTATCAAGGAAATGCCTCCTCAAGAAAAGGTTAACTTCGCGGTTGCTCTCTCCTGCTGGAAGCACACCATACCTGGAGACTTCAACGTCTTTGCAGCATCCGAGATATCCAAGCTTGCAAGCGGATACACATCAGGAAGGGTGGAGAGATAA
- the iolB gene encoding 5-deoxy-glucuronate isomerase — MKRKTSKSGLVEVVKRGELKYEHFLVFKGKGEESVRLKSDDEEAVVVLLSGMMKVEVDKKSFNTGYRKDVFSSNAWAVYIPPRREFKITALMDSEIAIAFAFASTGVEPFMVKPEEVKTRSVGIWNWRRDVKDIIDLRYGAERLLVGETLNPPGNWSSWPPHKHDEDNFPVEVKTEEIYYFKIKPPTGFGIQRIYDKKGLEEVHVVFDGDTTLLPRGYHPVVAAPGYSLYYLWIIAGEKRMLLMNDDPDHAWQKCEEALLKEVLRREPV; from the coding sequence ATAAAGAGGAAGACGAGCAAATCCGGACTTGTAGAGGTCGTCAAACGCGGAGAATTGAAATATGAACACTTCTTGGTCTTCAAGGGAAAGGGAGAAGAAAGTGTCAGGCTCAAAAGCGATGACGAAGAAGCAGTAGTTGTGCTTCTCTCAGGCATGATGAAAGTGGAAGTGGACAAAAAAAGCTTTAACACCGGATATAGAAAAGATGTTTTTTCATCAAATGCATGGGCAGTATATATCCCCCCAAGAAGAGAATTCAAAATAACAGCTCTTATGGACTCGGAAATAGCCATAGCTTTCGCGTTTGCAAGCACAGGCGTGGAGCCCTTCATGGTAAAACCTGAAGAAGTCAAAACGAGAAGCGTAGGAATATGGAACTGGAGAAGAGACGTTAAAGACATAATAGACTTACGCTACGGTGCAGAAAGGCTCCTCGTTGGCGAAACGCTAAACCCTCCTGGAAACTGGTCAAGCTGGCCTCCGCACAAGCATGACGAGGACAACTTTCCAGTAGAGGTAAAAACGGAAGAAATATATTACTTTAAGATAAAGCCGCCAACCGGCTTTGGCATTCAGAGAATTTACGATAAAAAGGGTCTTGAGGAAGTTCACGTAGTATTTGATGGGGATACAACCTTACTTCCTCGAGGATACCATCCCGTAGTCGCGGCACCCGGCTACAGTCTCTACTATCTGTGGATCATCGCGGGAGAGAAAAGGATGCTCCTTATGAATGACGACCCGGATCATGCGTGGCAAAAATGCGAGGAAGCTCTTCTTAAAGAGGTTTTAAGGCGGGAGCCCGTTTAA
- a CDS encoding TRAP transporter large permease has product MTPVFILLGSFIGLLLLRVPISLTLALSSFFTVFYLGLPPMVVLQKLCDPLDNFSLMAIPFFVLAGQLMTESGIARRLVDVSNMFVGHIRGGLAFANIVASMLFGGMSGSSVADTASIGSIMIPEMVRKGYDRDYSIAVTVTSSTEGLVIPPSHNAIIYSFAAGGVSIARLFLAGAIPGILIGLCLMIPAYIIAIKKGYPVNPRVRGKEAIRIILDSIWGLLTIVIILGGVLSGVFTATESSVAAVVYAFFIAVFVYKEITFRGILRVLRETVTTTAIVMFLIASASSFGWLLAYLKVPDMIATAITSISSNKCVILLIINVVLLLLGMIMDMAPLILITTPIFLPVVTRFGVDPVHFGIIMMMNLGIGLCTPPVGNTLFVGCVVGKMKIEEVMKAMFPFYVAMVGALMLVTYVPAIAMWLPSLLWK; this is encoded by the coding sequence ATGACTCCGGTATTTATTCTCTTGGGTAGCTTCATAGGTTTACTGCTACTTCGGGTTCCCATATCTCTCACGCTTGCGCTGTCTTCCTTTTTCACGGTATTTTATCTTGGTTTACCGCCGATGGTCGTTCTTCAAAAACTATGCGATCCTCTCGATAACTTTTCCCTTATGGCAATACCTTTTTTCGTTCTCGCTGGTCAGCTAATGACTGAATCGGGGATAGCAAGGCGCCTTGTGGATGTCTCTAACATGTTTGTGGGACACATAAGGGGAGGGCTCGCCTTTGCAAATATAGTTGCTTCCATGCTTTTTGGAGGGATGTCTGGATCGTCCGTTGCGGATACCGCTTCTATAGGATCTATAATGATTCCTGAAATGGTCAGAAAGGGATATGATAGAGATTATTCTATAGCGGTTACAGTTACCTCTTCCACCGAGGGATTAGTGATACCTCCCAGTCATAACGCTATTATCTATTCCTTTGCTGCTGGAGGTGTCTCCATAGCAAGGCTGTTTCTCGCAGGTGCGATACCAGGTATACTTATAGGGCTTTGTCTTATGATTCCGGCCTATATTATAGCTATTAAGAAAGGATATCCTGTAAATCCGCGTGTTAGGGGAAAAGAAGCCATAAGGATAATACTTGATTCCATTTGGGGCCTTCTCACCATAGTGATAATCCTTGGCGGGGTTTTAAGCGGGGTGTTTACTGCTACTGAATCATCGGTTGCTGCTGTGGTTTATGCCTTCTTCATAGCAGTATTTGTCTATAAGGAGATCACATTCAGGGGGATTTTGAGGGTTCTTAGAGAAACCGTGACTACAACTGCTATAGTTATGTTCCTCATAGCTTCTGCTTCATCCTTTGGGTGGCTCTTGGCTTATCTTAAGGTTCCTGATATGATAGCCACTGCTATAACGAGCATTTCTTCTAATAAGTGTGTGATTCTCCTTATAATTAACGTGGTTCTTTTGCTTCTCGGGATGATAATGGACATGGCACCGCTGATTCTTATAACAACTCCAATATTTTTACCCGTCGTAACGCGTTTTGGCGTTGATCCGGTGCACTTTGGGATTATAATGATGATGAACTTGGGAATAGGCTTGTGTACCCCTCCCGTGGGAAATACTTTATTCGTAGGATGCGTAGTGGGGAAGATGAAGATAGAGGAAGTCATGAAAGCGATGTTCCCGTTTTACGTAGCTATGGTCGGTGCGCTTATGCTCGTTACCTATGTTCCAGCTATAGCCATGTGGCTGCCTTCCCTGCTATGGAAGTGA
- a CDS encoding TRAP transporter small permease subunit, with the protein MRVFNWFDKLLVGLLYIVLIFLVGVTFLQVVMRYFFNHPLTWAEELIGVVMIYFVLIGAAWGVRKSIHISMEVFAKWIFGEKAIIPVIIEISLYGMLAIFMIFYGRDIVELTRFQILPATGLKAADAYFALVVSGVIMLVFVLERFIYLFLRRGEIRR; encoded by the coding sequence ATGAGGGTTTTTAATTGGTTTGATAAGCTTTTAGTTGGGCTATTATATATAGTGCTCATTTTTCTTGTTGGCGTTACCTTCCTTCAAGTGGTAATGAGATATTTCTTCAATCATCCTCTGACATGGGCTGAGGAGCTTATAGGCGTTGTTATGATATACTTCGTTCTGATAGGTGCAGCATGGGGCGTTAGAAAATCCATTCATATATCTATGGAAGTCTTTGCTAAGTGGATTTTCGGTGAAAAGGCGATTATCCCAGTCATCATAGAGATCTCCTTATATGGAATGCTTGCTATCTTCATGATCTTTTATGGTAGAGATATAGTTGAGTTGACGCGTTTCCAGATTCTTCCAGCTACCGGGTTAAAGGCGGCAGATGCTTACTTTGCGCTTGTAGTTTCTGGCGTTATAATGCTTGTTTTCGTGCTTGAAAGGTTCATCTATTTGTTCCTAAGGAGGGGAGAAATACGAAGATGA
- a CDS encoding TRAP transporter substrate-binding protein — translation MRRMLVVLLVVAVAVSFSSFALAMEKKGNVIVLKAADDHKKGYSTVEGLELMAKLVNKWTNGKIKIEVYPGAVLGSEKETIEQTQMGVIDINRVSISPVTAFYPKISVFALPYMFKSRKHMWKVLESDIGQKMLKDLRAAGFIGVAYMDSGARSFYTVKKPILSPADLKGLKIRVQKSPVMIDMVRAMGGRPVPMAFEEVYTALQTGVIDGAENNPPSYYETSHYEVAKYYSLDEHAMVPEVVLVSKVTWNKLSPEDRKILELAAFAGQELQKKLWIKDENIALKIVKESGCKIFHPKKEPFIKAVKPVYDKYGAKYSKLIEQIRAMAK, via the coding sequence GTGAGACGTATGTTGGTGGTTCTGCTGGTAGTGGCCGTTGCCGTTTCATTCTCGAGCTTTGCCTTAGCTATGGAGAAGAAGGGGAATGTGATCGTTCTCAAAGCTGCAGATGATCATAAGAAGGGTTACTCCACAGTTGAGGGACTTGAGCTGATGGCGAAACTGGTTAATAAGTGGACCAACGGCAAGATAAAGATCGAAGTTTATCCTGGTGCGGTTCTTGGCTCGGAAAAAGAAACCATTGAACAGACGCAGATGGGCGTTATAGACATCAATCGCGTTTCTATTTCTCCTGTTACCGCTTTTTATCCTAAGATCTCAGTTTTCGCTTTACCCTATATGTTTAAGAGCAGGAAGCATATGTGGAAGGTTCTTGAGAGCGATATAGGTCAAAAGATGCTTAAAGATCTCAGAGCTGCTGGCTTCATCGGAGTCGCTTACATGGACTCCGGCGCGAGGAGCTTCTATACGGTTAAGAAGCCTATTCTTTCTCCGGCTGATCTCAAGGGATTGAAAATCCGTGTTCAGAAAAGCCCAGTCATGATTGATATGGTTAGGGCTATGGGCGGACGTCCAGTTCCAATGGCTTTTGAGGAGGTCTACACCGCTCTTCAAACGGGCGTTATTGATGGAGCTGAAAATAATCCTCCGAGCTATTACGAGACCAGCCACTATGAGGTTGCTAAGTACTATTCCCTGGATGAGCACGCTATGGTTCCCGAGGTAGTTTTAGTTAGCAAGGTCACTTGGAATAAGCTTTCGCCTGAGGATAGAAAAATACTTGAGCTGGCTGCATTCGCGGGACAGGAGCTTCAGAAGAAACTCTGGATAAAGGATGAGAATATAGCCCTTAAGATAGTTAAGGAGAGCGGATGTAAGATATTCCATCCGAAGAAGGAACCGTTTATAAAAGCTGTTAAGCCAGTTTACGATAAGTATGGAGCTAAGTACTCCAAGCTTATAGAGCAGATTCGCGCAATGGCTAAATAA
- the nifS gene encoding cysteine desulfurase NifS: MRKVYLDHSATTPIDPEVFDEMLPFLKEHFGNPSSLHSWGRKARKAIEEARESVAKLISADPSEIIFTGGGSESNNLAIKGTALALQGKGKHIITSSVEHHAVLEVCEWLEKIGFEITYLPVDEYGRVSIEDLKNEIRQDTILVSIMYGNNEVGTLQPIREIGKICRERGIIFHVDGVQAVGHIPVNVREDFIDMLTISAHKMYGPKGVGALYIRKDIKLTPLIHGGGQEKGLRSGTENVAGIVGLGAASKLALKRLSNGDEERVKKLRDKLIDGVLREIPDVILTGHKEERLPFHTSFCFKYIEGEAIVLRLDAAEIGASTGSACSTGKPEPSHVLIAMGIPREIIHGSLRLTLGKDNSESDIDYAIEKLKETVDDLRKISPFGKKK; the protein is encoded by the coding sequence ATGAGAAAGGTCTACCTCGATCACTCAGCCACTACGCCAATCGATCCAGAAGTTTTCGACGAGATGTTGCCCTTTCTAAAAGAGCACTTTGGTAACCCCAGCAGTCTTCACTCCTGGGGAAGGAAAGCAAGAAAAGCCATAGAAGAAGCAAGAGAATCAGTAGCTAAGCTAATTTCCGCCGATCCCTCAGAAATAATATTCACTGGAGGAGGAAGTGAATCTAACAACCTTGCCATAAAAGGAACAGCACTCGCCCTACAGGGAAAAGGAAAGCATATTATAACATCGTCTGTAGAGCATCACGCCGTACTGGAAGTCTGCGAATGGCTTGAAAAAATAGGTTTTGAAATTACTTACCTGCCCGTCGATGAATATGGAAGAGTCAGCATAGAGGATTTAAAGAATGAAATCAGGCAAGATACCATCCTTGTCTCAATCATGTATGGAAACAACGAGGTAGGAACTCTTCAACCTATAAGAGAAATAGGGAAAATTTGCAGAGAAAGAGGCATCATATTCCATGTAGACGGCGTCCAGGCAGTTGGACATATCCCCGTAAACGTGAGAGAAGATTTCATAGATATGCTAACGATATCAGCACACAAGATGTATGGGCCAAAGGGAGTAGGAGCTCTGTATATAAGGAAAGACATTAAACTTACTCCGCTAATTCACGGTGGCGGACAGGAAAAAGGGCTAAGATCAGGCACGGAAAATGTGGCAGGCATAGTAGGTCTCGGAGCTGCATCAAAGCTCGCCTTAAAGAGACTCTCCAACGGTGATGAAGAAAGGGTAAAAAAACTTAGAGACAAGCTTATCGATGGCGTACTACGCGAAATACCGGATGTCATCCTCACGGGGCACAAGGAAGAGCGCCTCCCCTTCCACACAAGCTTCTGCTTTAAATATATCGAAGGAGAAGCGATAGTACTACGCCTCGACGCAGCTGAAATAGGAGCTTCTACCGGGTCAGCATGCTCCACGGGAAAACCAGAACCAAGCCATGTTCTTATCGCGATGGGGATCCCACGCGAAATAATACATGGTTCTCTCAGACTAACGCTTGGAAAAGATAACAGCGAGAGCGATATAGATTATGCCATTGAAAAGCTAAAAGAAACTGTAGATGACCTGCGAAAAATCTCTCCTTTTGGAAAAAAGAAATAA
- the nifU gene encoding Fe-S cluster assembly scaffold protein NifU — MYTEKLLQLFLNPKNVGRIEDADGIGEVGDPGCGDVMRIYIKVKDERIEDIKFETFGCAAAIAISSMITEMVKGKTLEEALKITNNDVADALGGLPPPKMHCSLLAEQGIKAAIEDYLNKEERKERNHKRGGQSGDN; from the coding sequence TTGTATACGGAAAAGCTCCTTCAGTTATTTCTAAATCCTAAAAATGTTGGGCGTATAGAAGATGCTGACGGGATTGGAGAAGTCGGAGACCCGGGATGCGGTGATGTAATGAGAATTTACATAAAAGTCAAAGACGAAAGAATCGAGGACATAAAATTTGAAACTTTTGGATGCGCAGCGGCAATTGCCATCTCTTCGATGATAACAGAGATGGTTAAGGGAAAGACCCTTGAAGAAGCTCTTAAAATAACAAACAACGATGTTGCGGATGCTCTTGGAGGCCTGCCACCCCCTAAAATGCACTGCTCTCTATTAGCAGAGCAGGGAATTAAAGCCGCGATAGAAGACTATTTGAATAAGGAGGAAAGAAAAGAGAGAAATCATAAGCGTGGAGGGCAAAGTGGAGATAATTAA
- a CDS encoding dicarboxylate/amino acid:cation symporter — MVLGTLVGLGMGPAASKLKPFGDIFLNLMFTVVTPVVFITIVSAIINLGGLGKLGRILGSTIFIFIVLGLVASVFMIFILKIFPPVQPGTFQLPKAPEIKSFSLAARMVKTFTVSSFYQLFDKSHMLPMIIFAILLGIAINLVGERGRSLARVFDILSEAMLKLVWIVMLYAPIGIFAYFAALTGTLGTQLLGAYARAAAIYFPAAFVYWVVMYSITSYMAGGMEGLRRWWKNIIPPAITAFGTCSSVATLPVNLDAARRIGVPREVRELVLPIGATIHMDGSCLSGILKIAFLFAVFGKPFSGGYELAMAILIAILGGVALSGVPGGGYAASLIITSVYGFPPEAFPIIAMIGQIVDAPATMVNATGDTNAAMLVSRLLYGKKWLELPSESEEI, encoded by the coding sequence ATGGTTTTGGGAACTCTCGTAGGTCTCGGTATGGGTCCCGCCGCATCTAAGCTAAAACCCTTCGGTGATATTTTTCTGAATCTTATGTTTACGGTGGTAACACCTGTTGTTTTCATTACTATAGTTTCAGCCATAATTAACCTCGGTGGTTTAGGTAAGCTTGGAAGGATACTTGGCTCTACCATATTTATATTTATAGTTCTCGGTCTCGTGGCATCTGTATTCATGATTTTTATTTTGAAGATCTTTCCACCGGTTCAGCCTGGAACCTTTCAGCTTCCCAAAGCTCCGGAAATAAAGAGTTTTTCACTTGCAGCGAGAATGGTCAAGACCTTCACGGTTTCTTCTTTCTATCAACTATTTGATAAATCTCACATGCTGCCTATGATAATCTTTGCCATACTTTTAGGTATAGCTATAAACCTCGTTGGAGAAAGAGGGAGGTCTTTAGCTCGCGTTTTCGATATCCTTTCTGAAGCTATGCTTAAGCTTGTCTGGATAGTGATGCTTTACGCACCTATAGGAATTTTTGCCTATTTTGCTGCTCTTACCGGGACGCTTGGAACTCAGCTTTTGGGGGCTTATGCACGGGCAGCGGCCATATACTTCCCAGCAGCTTTTGTATATTGGGTTGTGATGTACTCCATTACTTCTTATATGGCGGGGGGGATGGAAGGCCTTAGAAGATGGTGGAAGAATATTATACCTCCGGCGATTACTGCTTTTGGAACCTGTAGTAGCGTTGCAACCCTTCCTGTTAACTTGGATGCTGCAAGAAGGATAGGCGTTCCTCGTGAGGTCAGGGAGCTCGTTTTACCTATAGGAGCAACCATTCACATGGATGGTTCCTGCTTAAGTGGGATACTTAAGATAGCCTTTCTCTTTGCTGTTTTTGGTAAACCCTTCTCCGGCGGTTATGAGCTTGCCATGGCTATTTTGATTGCTATCCTTGGAGGAGTTGCGCTTTCCGGTGTCCCTGGAGGAGGATACGCTGCCTCGCTCATCATAACGAGCGTTTACGGTTTCCCCCCCGAAGCCTTTCCCATTATCGCCATGATAGGACAGATAGTTGATGCGCCCGCTACAATGGTTAATGCTACGGGAGATACTAATGCAGCCATGTTGGTTTCAAGGCTCCTTTATGGTAAAAAGTGGCTTGAGCTTCCATCCGAAAGCGAAGAGATATGA